In Papaver somniferum cultivar HN1 chromosome 1, ASM357369v1, whole genome shotgun sequence, a genomic segment contains:
- the LOC113327662 gene encoding cellulose synthase-like protein G2 isoform X2 — MKMLYEEMTRKVELVMEQGFVDDDMLNSEKEHQFFVQWKVTDGFTRQNHPTLIQIRVSAIMTSAPVVLSLDCDMYCNNPQAPRLALCHLLDPIQGSKTAFVQFPQRHRGINPTDIYNNEVTRPFIINPEGLDGIGTTNYVGAGPFINRKAFYGGPTQ; from the exons ATGAAG ATGTTATATGAGGAAATGACAAGGAAGGTAGAGCTTGTTATGGAACAAGGTTTTGTAGATGACGATATGCTCAATAGTGAAAAGGAGCATCAATTTTTCGTTCAATGGAAAGTAACTGATGGATTTACTCGCCAAAATCATCCTACTCTCATTCAG ATACGTGTATCGGCGATAATGACTAGCGCACCGGTAGTTCTCAGCCTTGATTGCGACATGTACTGTAATAATCCTCAGGCTCCACGCCTAGCGCTATGCCATCTACTAGACCCGATACAAGGCTCAAAAACTGCTTTTGTTCAATTTCCTCAACGACATAGAGGGATTAATCCAACTGACATATATAACAATGAGGTTACAAGGCCGTTTATAATTAATCCTGAGGGGTTAGATGGAATTGGCACTACGAATTATGTCGGCGCTGGCCCTTTTATCAACCGAAAAGCATTTTATGGTGGCCCAACTCAATAA
- the LOC113327662 gene encoding cellulose synthase-like protein G2 isoform X1 translates to MQCEGWRSIFCNPKTPAFLGDFPISLNDSLIQVKRWSVGLIEVGFSKYFPFTFGSRNRSLLMGMAYGFYAFWPVWAVPIIIYGLLPQLCLIDDMYLFPKVSDQWFYLYAYLFSATYIQDLIESYYVNDINFKKWWNEQRMWLIRGATCFSFSFIEFTLNQIGISAPDFSLTSKVIDNEQQKRYDQEIFDFGVESI, encoded by the exons ATGCAATGTGAAGGATGGCGCTCAATATTTTGCAACCCAAAAACTCCAGCATTTCTTGGAGATTTCCCAATCAGCTTAAACGATTCACTAATTCAAGTGAAACGATGGTCAGTTGGATTGATTGAGGTTGGGTTCTCAAAGTATTTCCCATTCACATTTGGTTCAAGGAACAGATCTCTGCTTATGGGAATGGCGTATGGTTTCTATGCATTTTGGCCAGTGTGGGCTGTCCCTATTATCATATATGGTCTTCTTCCGCAGCTTTGCCTTATAGACGACATGTATTTGTTCCCCAAG GTCTCTGACCAATGGTTTTATCTGTACGCATACCTCTTTTCAGCAACATATATCCAAGACCTCATCGAGAGTTATTACGTAAACGATATAAATTTCAAAAAATGGTGGAACGAGCAAAGAATGTGGTTGATTCGAGGAGCAACATGTTTCAGCTTTTCATTTATAGAATTCACATTAAACCAAatcggtatctccgctccagattTCAGCCTTACAAGTAAAGTAATCGACAATGAACAGCAAAAAAGATACGACCAAGAAATATTCGACTTTGGAGTAGAATCAATTTAG